One Setaria viridis chromosome 5, Setaria_viridis_v4.0, whole genome shotgun sequence genomic region harbors:
- the LOC117856208 gene encoding polygalacturonase produces the protein METSAVRHIIILLLVLLVLRSSALGQNQIYNVLNFHAHGDGKRDDAQAFLAAWQAVCGDQRTAIMVVPAGRTFLLNQVSFQGPCKSPVTVQLDGNVVAPNHIWTRKSANLLTFLGVDDLTMDGNGEIDGQGAIWWDCYNRKRCDNRPISGRHVTVCNSWCVDVNQLLGFARCNNLKVRRIHLKNSADKHMTLFQCSQVSVDNVSITAPADSPNTDGITVAFSNNTYISNCSIQTGDDCVSVLSFTKNVTVTTSRCGPGHGISVGSLGRSETAMVEQITVSNCSFVGTMTGVRIKSWQGGKGYAKGFLFESLNMTEVQYPIVIDQFYCPQGNCPRKHGGVAISDAKFIDIQGTSSEHEAIRLLCSQSVHCKDIYLSNINLSWVNHTAPANATILNAHGTTEGIVLPRIQFSNTL, from the exons atggagACATCTGCAGTAAGGCATATCATCATCCTGCTGcttgtgctgctggtccttCGATCATCAGCACTAGGCCAGAATCAGATCTACAACGTCCTCAACTTCCATGCGCATGGGGATGGCAAGAGAGATGATGCACAG GCGTTCTTGGCGGCGTGGCAAGCGGTTTGCGGCGACCAGCGCACGGCGATCATGGTCGTCCCGGCAGGAAGGACGTTCTTGCTGAACCAGGTTTCGTTTCAGGGTCCCTGCAAGTCACCGGTCACAGTACAG CTGGATGGCAACGTTGTGGCACCAAACCACATTTGGACAAGAAAATCTGCCAACCTCCTGACCTTCCTCGGCGTCGACGACTTGACGATGGATGGTAATGGTGAGATCGACGGCCAAGGCGCCATCTGGTGGGATTGCTATAACCGAAAG AGATGCGACAACCGCCCTATT TCAGGCAGACATGTAACTGTGTGCAACTCATGGTGTGTTGATGTAAATCAGTTGCTGGGTTTCGCACGGTGTAACAATCTAAAGGTGAGGAGGATACATCTGAAGAACAGTGCAGACAAGCACATGACCTTGTTCCAGTGCAGCCAGGTGAGTGTGGACAACGTCTCCATAACTGCCCCAGCTGATAGCCCCAACACAGACGGCATAACTGTTGCATTTTCTAACAACACCTACATCTCCAACTGCTCTATCCAAACAG GAGATGACTGTGTATCAGTCCTATCATTCACCAAAAATGTTACTGTCACTACCAGCAGGTGTGGGCCTGGTCATGGCATCAG TGTGGGGAGTCTGGGAAGATCTGAGACAGCGATGGTGGAACAAATTACGGTATCTAATTGCAGCTTTGTTGGGACTATGACTGGTGTGAGGATCAAATCCTGGCAG GGTGGGAAGGGCTATGCAAAAGGATTCCTTTTTGAGAGCCTCAACATGACTGAAGTTCAGTATCCTATTGTCATTGACCAGTTCTACTGTCCACAGGGAAATTGTCCTAGAAAG CACGGTGGTGTGGCAATAAGCGACGCAAAATTTATCGACATCCAAGGGACATCCTCCGAGCATGAAGCGATCAGATTACTGTGCAGCCAAAGTGTTCATTGCAAAGACATCTATCTCAGTAACATTAACCTCTCTTGGGTGAATCATACTGCCCCAGCAAATGCCACTATTTTGAACGCCCATGGAACCACTGAGGGCATAGTGTTACCAAGAATACAGTTTTCAAACACTTTGTAG
- the LOC117857992 gene encoding DCC family protein At1g52590, chloroplastic has protein sequence MATAAQCSSWYYASPTLPLHRRHGLLPRRQPPQAAARGGRWPRLQVAAAAAAGARAEDSMKAATDAEFFQPSDTRPIMLFDGVCNLCNGGVRFVREHDHNRSIRYVPLQSESGRKLLQRSGRSPDDISSVVLVEKDRSYIKSEAVLRIMEYLNLPFPQLAIFLKFVPLLLRDFAYDNVANNRYIVFGRSETEACEIL, from the exons ATGGCAACCGCCGCTCAGTGCTCCTCCTGGTACTACGCGTCGCCCACCCTGCCGCTCCACCGACGGCACGGCCTCCTgccgcggcggcagccgccGCAAGCCGCCGCACGAGGAGGGCGGTGGCCGAGGttgcaggtggcggcggcggcggccgccggggctCGGGCGGAGGACTCCATGAAGGCGGCCACGGACGCCGAGTTCTTCCAGCCCTCCGACACCAGGCCCATCATGCTCTTCGACG GCGTGTGCAACCTCTGCAACGGGGGCGTCCGGTTCGTGCGGGAGCACGACCACAACAG GAGCATCAGGTACGTGCCCCTGCAGAGCGAGTCGGGGAGGAAGCTCTTGCAGAGGTCAGGAAGATCCCCCGACGACATCTCCAGCGTTGTTCTCGTCGAGAAGGATAG GTCCTACATCAAGTCTGAAGCAGTGCTGAGGATAATGGAGTACCTCAACCTGCCCTTCCCTCAGCTCGCAATCTTCCTCAAGTTTGTCCCTCT GTTACTGAGGGACTTCGCGTACGACAATGTTGCAAACAACAGATACATTGTGTTTGGCCGATCCGAAACGGAAGCATGTGAGATATTGTGA
- the LOC117857993 gene encoding uncharacterized protein At2g34160 yields MVVEEITEGVKNLSVAGDAAASGAGNGGEGQKRGGSGGSSNRIQVSNTKKPLFFYVNLAKRYMQQHGDVELSALGMAIATVVTVAEILKNNGFAIEKKIRTSTVEINDESRGRPFQKAKIEIVLGKSDKFDELMAAAAEERGEVKDGEEQQA; encoded by the exons ATGGTGGTGGAGGAGATCACCGAGGGCGTGAAGAACCTCAGCGTCGCCGGGGATGCGGCGGCGTCAGGCGCCGGCAACGGCGGGGAGGGGCAGAagaggggcggcagcggcgggagcaGCAACCGCATCCAGGTGTCCAACACCAAGAAGCCCCTCTTCTTCTACGTCAACCTCGCCAAG AGGTATATGCAGCAGCACGGCGATGTTGAGCTCTCCGCGCTCGGAATGG CCATAGCGACAGTTGTGACCGTGGCGGAGATTCTGAAGAATAATGGGTTTGCTATTGAAAAGA AGATTAGAACATCTACTGTGGAAATAAACGACGAATCTAGAGGCCGCCCATTCCAAAAGGCCAAG ATTGAGATAGTGTTGGGGAAGAGCGACAAATTCGATGAGCTGATGGCCGCTGCCGCGGAAGAGAGGGGAGAAGTGAAAGATGGTGAAGAGCAGCAGGCTTAA
- the LOC117855359 gene encoding glyoxylase I 4 yields the protein MVNTKCVEPAVQGGGLPLAALNHISVVCRSLDSSQRFYRDVLGFIPIRRPGSFDFDGAWLFNYGIGIHLLQAEDPESMPPKKTEINPKDNHISFQCESMEAVQRRLKELGVRYVQRRVEEGGIYVDQLFFHDPDGFMVEVCTCDKLPVVPLVPVEGNAILGLPPPPAAACKRPSYFKPPPPQQQQPPLPSPTAAAPQFVPAKASGGACCVGEVEAMRSCPEHECMQV from the exons ATGGTGAACACGAAGTGCGTCGAGCCGGCGGTCCAGGGCGGCGGCCTCCCGCTGGCGGCGCTGAACCACATCTCGGTCGTGTGCCGGTCGCTCGACAGCTCCCAGCGCTTCTACCGCGACGTCCTCGGCTTCATCCCCATCCGCCGCCCGGGATCCTTCGACTTCGACGGCGCATG GCTGTTCAACTATGGCATCGGCATCCATCTCCTGCAGGCGGAGGACCCGGAGAGCATGCCACCGAAGAAGACGGAGATCAACCCAAAGGACAACCACATCTCCTTCCAG TGTGAGAGCATGGAGGCGGTGCAGCGGCGGCTCAAGGAGCTGGGCGTCCGGTACGTGCAGCGGCGCGTGGAGGAGGGCGGCATCTACGTGGACCAGCTCTTCTTCCACGACCCCGACGGCTTCATGGTCGAGGTCTGCACCTGCGACAAGCTCCCCGTCGTGCCCCTCGTCCCCGTCGAGGGCAACGCCATCCtcggcctgccgccgccaccggccgcggcCTGCAAGAGGCCATCGTACttcaagccgccgccgccgcagcagcagcaaccaccgCTTCCTTccccaacggcggcggcgcctcagTTCGTGCCGGCGaaggccagcggcggcgcctgTTGCGTTGGCGAGGTCGAGGCGATGAGGTCCTGCCCGGAGCACGAGTGCATGCAGGTCTGA